In Microvenator marinus, one genomic interval encodes:
- a CDS encoding ABC transporter ATP-binding protein produces MSESMVKIEGLVKRYGSFTAVDGIDLDVKQGQVFGVLGPNGAGKTTTLRMLTGLLMPTDGIITIDGHRMDSDPVKAKSITGFIPDRPYVYDKLTAFEYLSFIGGLYQMPKARVARRVRELLELFALAEWADSLIESFSHGMKQRITFAGALLPEPKLLVVDEPMVGLDPKGHRLIKDLFRRLTERDGMTILLSTHTLDVAEEVCDSVAIINHGKVVARGTMDQLRVESGESAATLEQVFLRITEETEEERAARVALRFSGGSSAEESP; encoded by the coding sequence ATGAGCGAATCGATGGTCAAGATTGAAGGCTTAGTCAAACGCTACGGCTCTTTCACCGCGGTGGACGGCATCGACCTTGACGTTAAACAAGGCCAAGTTTTTGGGGTGTTGGGGCCAAATGGCGCGGGAAAAACCACCACGCTCAGGATGCTCACGGGGCTCTTGATGCCTACCGATGGCATCATCACGATCGACGGGCATCGAATGGACTCAGACCCCGTAAAGGCGAAGTCCATCACCGGCTTCATTCCGGACCGCCCCTACGTCTACGACAAGCTTACGGCATTTGAATATCTGAGCTTCATCGGTGGCCTCTACCAGATGCCAAAGGCGCGCGTTGCCCGCCGAGTTAGAGAGTTGCTCGAGCTCTTCGCGCTTGCGGAATGGGCCGACAGCCTCATCGAATCTTTCAGCCACGGCATGAAACAGCGCATCACGTTTGCTGGGGCGCTTCTGCCGGAGCCGAAACTCCTGGTAGTCGACGAGCCGATGGTTGGGCTCGATCCCAAGGGGCACCGCCTGATTAAGGACCTTTTTCGGCGTCTGACTGAGCGCGACGGCATGACGATTTTGCTCTCGACGCACACCTTGGACGTCGCCGAAGAAGTCTGCGATTCCGTGGCCATCATCAATCACGGGAAGGTCGTTGCACGAGGCACGATGGACCAGCTGCGGGTGGAATCCGGCGAGAGCGCTGCAACTCTAGAGCAAGTCTTCTTGAGGATTACCGAGGAGACCGAAGAAGAGCGCGCTGCGCGAGTGGCGCTGCGGTTTAGCGGCGGAAGCTCTGCTGAGGAGTCGCCGTGA
- the metG gene encoding methionine--tRNA ligase, producing MSKFYITTPIYYVNGEPHIGHAYTTILADAMARHYRQRGADVFFLTGTDEHGLKVQRAAEELGISPKELADKNSASFKRLFEKLELTYDRFIRTTDADHTKVVTEVVNRMKANGDVYLDSYSGWYAASDEAFFDESEIEDGHVKSSGAKVEWVEEKSYFFRLSKYQEPLLEWYNTNPHSVQPDARRNEVASFVASGLRDLSISRTTFDWGIEWPDDPEHVLYVWVDALTNYITGVGAFHDQALFERFWPCDVHLIGKDILRFHAVYWPAFLMSAGVELPHQVFAHGWWMNDGKKMSKSMGNFIDAFELADTYPLDLLRYYLMREMAFGSDGNFVHERVIGRNNSELADNLGNLVNRSQAMTQKFCEGNVPAFHELDGDLGREISLVAEKAQVTLEDMSHLMDEREPHRALERLMEFSSDLNQFIAVTQPWALNKRGETQALESVMYTLLEGVRWLAVMLCAFLPKTSELILAGLGVESKAFESLKWGGLKSGESLTNIDVLFAKMELPVKEEVKEEPKIEAKKEGPKAAEEGIITFDHFMAVELKVGHILSAEKVEGADKLLKLSVDAGEESPRTVVAGIAKSYAPEDLVDQRVAMVANLKPRKVFGTLSQGMLLAVETEDGGLELARYSANVKAGTRIS from the coding sequence ATGTCAAAATTCTACATCACGACCCCGATTTATTACGTCAACGGTGAGCCCCATATCGGTCACGCCTACACCACGATTTTGGCGGATGCGATGGCGCGTCACTATCGGCAGCGAGGTGCAGACGTTTTCTTTCTGACCGGCACCGATGAGCATGGTCTCAAGGTTCAGCGTGCGGCAGAGGAATTGGGGATTTCGCCCAAAGAACTCGCGGACAAGAACTCGGCGAGTTTCAAGCGGCTTTTTGAAAAACTCGAGCTCACCTACGACCGGTTTATTCGCACGACGGATGCGGATCACACCAAAGTGGTGACCGAAGTCGTCAATCGGATGAAGGCGAATGGTGATGTCTATCTCGACTCGTATTCGGGTTGGTACGCGGCCTCCGACGAGGCGTTTTTTGACGAATCAGAGATTGAAGACGGTCATGTGAAGTCTTCGGGCGCCAAGGTGGAATGGGTTGAGGAGAAGAGCTATTTCTTCCGGCTTAGCAAGTACCAAGAGCCTCTCTTGGAGTGGTACAACACCAATCCACATAGTGTGCAGCCCGATGCGCGGCGAAACGAAGTGGCTTCGTTTGTGGCTTCAGGGCTTCGAGACCTCTCGATCAGCCGCACGACCTTTGATTGGGGTATCGAATGGCCTGACGATCCCGAGCACGTGCTCTATGTCTGGGTCGATGCGTTGACGAACTACATCACGGGCGTGGGGGCGTTCCACGATCAGGCGCTCTTCGAGCGTTTCTGGCCTTGTGATGTGCATTTGATCGGCAAGGATATCCTGCGTTTTCACGCTGTTTATTGGCCGGCGTTCTTGATGAGTGCCGGGGTCGAGCTTCCGCATCAAGTGTTTGCGCACGGTTGGTGGATGAACGACGGCAAGAAGATGAGCAAGAGCATGGGGAATTTCATCGATGCTTTTGAGCTAGCCGACACTTACCCGCTGGACCTTCTGCGCTATTACTTGATGAGAGAGATGGCGTTTGGTTCTGATGGAAACTTCGTTCACGAACGTGTGATCGGCCGCAATAACTCAGAGCTTGCGGACAATCTTGGAAACCTCGTGAACCGTTCACAGGCGATGACGCAGAAGTTCTGTGAGGGCAACGTGCCGGCGTTCCATGAGCTCGATGGTGATTTGGGCCGTGAGATTTCGCTCGTGGCTGAGAAGGCTCAAGTGACACTTGAGGATATGAGCCATTTGATGGACGAGCGTGAGCCGCATCGCGCACTTGAGCGATTGATGGAGTTTTCGAGTGATCTGAACCAGTTCATCGCCGTGACTCAGCCTTGGGCGTTGAATAAGCGCGGTGAGACTCAGGCCCTGGAGAGCGTGATGTACACGTTGCTTGAGGGCGTGCGATGGCTCGCCGTGATGCTCTGCGCATTTCTGCCCAAGACTTCGGAGCTGATCTTGGCCGGATTGGGTGTTGAGAGCAAAGCGTTCGAAAGCCTCAAATGGGGCGGTCTTAAGAGCGGTGAGTCACTCACAAATATCGATGTTCTCTTCGCAAAGATGGAGTTGCCCGTGAAAGAAGAAGTCAAAGAAGAGCCGAAAATAGAAGCTAAGAAAGAAGGGCCGAAGGCGGCCGAAGAGGGCATCATCACATTTGACCATTTCATGGCTGTAGAGCTGAAGGTGGGTCACATCCTTAGCGCTGAAAAGGTGGAAGGGGCCGATAAACTCCTGAAGCTAAGCGTGGATGCTGGCGAAGAATCGCCTCGGACCGTCGTCGCTGGGATCGCCAAGAGTTACGCGCCAGAAGACCTCGTAGACCAGCGCGTGGCGATGGTCGCGAATCTCAAGCCGCGCAAAGTGTTTGGGACCCTTAGCCAGGGAATGCTTCTGGCCGTAGAAACCGAAGACGGTGGTCTTGAGCTTGCGCGTTACTCGGCAAACGTAAAAGCCGGTACCCGAATCTCCTGA
- a CDS encoding monovalent cation/H+ antiporter subunit A, whose protein sequence is MSILLIVLLPFLGILPAWLLASKSRQASMIGALIPPLAGLGVLATLVPQVMAGEVLVQSWPWIESLGLNIAFRLDGLGMLFSLLVLGIGALVVVYGYYYLGKNDPIGPFYAMLMTFMGAMMGVVLSENLILLVMFWELTSISSFLLIGYWKHLPAARQGARLALAITGGGGLLMLGGVILLGMIVGSYDLSVVLASNEKILNHSLYPIMLVLVLMGAFTKSAQFPFHFWLPNAMTAPTPVSAYLHSATMVKAGVFLLARLHPALSGSELWFILVTGAGLTTMVFSAYVALFKHDLKGLLAYSTISHLGLITALFGFSTKLATVAAVFHIFNHAAFKASLFMTAGIIDHEAGTRDARILSGLRHSMPFTFGLALLGAAAMGGAPFFNGFLSKEMFFEEAFRLMEHPFMTGVVWSWAIPAAVVVGGLCSVAYSIRFVHDVFFGPEAHDLPGHPHDPPIGMRAPVAILVGICVVVGVYPPLIQKFISVCAAPVVGSALPDYYLWWWHGFTPALYMTMVAVAAGIGFYMVWKKVHQFHLDQNIPEISGKALFEKFMDSSVLAARGLTQELDNGSLQRYMAFSFMAAIVAGSLGFIQFGVFEGDKAPTPAPLAAIIPWFLLVAASLMTIYYQRKRLTALVFISVVGLIVSLSFIYLSAPDLGLTQISVEVVTILLMLLTLYVLPQRTPNESSPERRTRDAIIAILGGGGIAFLAYSVFTRNFESIAGYYLEKSVPEGGGTNVVNVTLVDFRGFDTMGEISVLAIAAVGILIMLTGRRPDTPDYAKPREEQAFPAMLTATTRPLMALILLVAIYIFMRGHNLPGGGFIAGLVASVALTIQYVASGINWTNERLKVDFVRLCGIGVLIAVATGLGSWFFGYPFLTSSVYHLHLPAIGEIHLASAIPFDLGVFFVVVGCMLTIMKRVSEYQRCDEVKNSQTRQP, encoded by the coding sequence ATGTCCATATTGCTCATCGTCCTGCTACCCTTTCTGGGAATTTTGCCCGCCTGGTTGCTCGCCTCAAAGAGCCGCCAAGCCTCCATGATAGGCGCTCTGATCCCTCCCCTTGCGGGTCTGGGGGTACTCGCCACATTGGTTCCGCAAGTCATGGCGGGCGAGGTCCTCGTTCAGAGTTGGCCGTGGATTGAATCGCTTGGGTTGAACATCGCGTTTCGACTCGATGGGCTAGGAATGCTCTTCTCCCTGCTTGTTTTGGGGATCGGGGCGCTCGTTGTTGTCTACGGATACTATTACCTCGGCAAGAACGACCCCATCGGTCCGTTTTACGCCATGCTCATGACCTTCATGGGCGCCATGATGGGCGTGGTCTTGAGTGAAAACCTCATCCTTCTGGTGATGTTTTGGGAACTCACGAGTATCAGCTCGTTCCTGCTAATCGGCTACTGGAAGCACCTACCTGCCGCGCGCCAAGGAGCGCGACTCGCCCTCGCTATCACTGGTGGCGGTGGCCTCCTGATGCTCGGTGGCGTGATCCTCCTGGGAATGATTGTCGGCAGCTACGACTTGAGCGTGGTTTTGGCCTCCAACGAGAAGATCCTGAACCACTCGCTCTATCCAATCATGCTGGTTCTGGTGCTGATGGGCGCCTTCACCAAATCCGCCCAATTCCCTTTCCACTTCTGGCTTCCAAACGCCATGACGGCGCCTACGCCTGTCAGCGCCTACCTTCACTCGGCTACCATGGTTAAGGCCGGAGTCTTCTTGCTGGCGCGTCTGCATCCGGCCCTCTCAGGAAGCGAACTCTGGTTTATTCTGGTCACTGGCGCAGGCCTCACAACCATGGTCTTCTCGGCCTACGTGGCTCTCTTTAAGCACGACCTCAAAGGCCTGCTCGCGTACTCCACCATTTCGCATCTCGGCCTTATCACAGCCCTCTTCGGGTTCAGCACCAAATTGGCCACGGTGGCGGCGGTCTTCCACATATTCAACCATGCAGCCTTCAAAGCTTCCTTGTTCATGACGGCTGGAATCATCGATCACGAGGCTGGCACAAGAGATGCGCGAATCCTAAGCGGCCTTCGACACTCGATGCCATTTACGTTTGGGCTAGCACTCTTGGGTGCAGCAGCCATGGGCGGGGCGCCTTTCTTCAACGGATTCCTCTCCAAAGAGATGTTCTTCGAAGAAGCTTTCCGGCTTATGGAACACCCCTTTATGACCGGGGTGGTGTGGAGTTGGGCAATTCCCGCTGCTGTGGTGGTTGGAGGCCTCTGCAGCGTGGCCTATTCCATCCGATTCGTTCACGATGTCTTCTTCGGTCCTGAAGCGCATGACCTTCCAGGCCACCCCCACGATCCCCCAATCGGTATGCGCGCACCGGTAGCAATCCTTGTTGGCATCTGCGTTGTAGTTGGCGTCTACCCGCCATTGATTCAGAAGTTTATCAGCGTCTGCGCCGCCCCCGTTGTGGGCTCGGCGCTACCCGATTATTACCTCTGGTGGTGGCACGGCTTCACGCCTGCGCTCTACATGACCATGGTGGCCGTTGCCGCTGGTATCGGGTTCTATATGGTCTGGAAGAAGGTGCACCAGTTCCACCTCGACCAAAACATCCCAGAGATTTCAGGCAAGGCTCTCTTCGAGAAATTCATGGATTCGTCTGTGCTCGCAGCGCGAGGGCTGACGCAGGAGCTCGATAACGGCTCACTTCAGCGTTACATGGCCTTCAGCTTCATGGCTGCCATTGTGGCCGGTAGCCTTGGGTTTATCCAGTTTGGCGTCTTCGAGGGCGACAAAGCACCGACGCCGGCCCCCCTAGCTGCGATTATCCCATGGTTCCTCTTGGTCGCGGCTTCGCTGATGACCATTTACTACCAACGAAAACGACTCACTGCCCTGGTCTTCATCAGTGTTGTTGGACTCATCGTGAGCCTCTCGTTCATCTACCTCTCGGCACCAGACCTCGGGTTAACCCAGATCTCGGTGGAGGTGGTGACCATTCTTCTTATGCTCCTGACCCTCTATGTCTTGCCGCAACGAACTCCCAACGAGTCTTCGCCCGAGAGGCGGACACGAGACGCCATCATCGCAATACTCGGAGGCGGCGGCATCGCCTTCTTGGCCTACAGCGTGTTCACGCGCAATTTTGAGAGCATAGCCGGATATTATCTGGAAAAGTCGGTTCCTGAAGGCGGTGGTACCAACGTCGTCAACGTCACCCTCGTCGACTTCCGTGGCTTCGATACGATGGGCGAGATCTCGGTGCTTGCGATTGCAGCTGTGGGCATTCTGATCATGTTGACCGGACGCCGTCCAGACACTCCAGACTACGCAAAACCAAGAGAAGAGCAGGCGTTCCCTGCCATGCTCACTGCTACGACTCGCCCATTGATGGCCTTGATCCTGCTGGTCGCGATCTACATCTTCATGCGCGGCCACAATCTCCCCGGTGGTGGCTTCATCGCTGGCCTGGTGGCTTCGGTTGCCCTCACGATTCAATACGTGGCGAGCGGCATCAACTGGACTAATGAACGGCTTAAAGTCGACTTCGTGAGACTTTGTGGCATCGGGGTGCTCATCGCCGTGGCCACAGGCCTTGGCTCCTGGTTCTTCGGCTACCCGTTCCTCACAAGCTCGGTTTATCACCTGCATTTGCCAGCGATCGGTGAGATTCACCTCGCTAGCGCCATCCCCTTTGATTTAGGCGTCTTCTTCGTAGTTGTGGGCTGTATGCTGACCATCATGAAACGGGTCAGCGAGTACCAACGATGTGACGAAGTGAAGAATTCGCAAACGAGGCAACCATGA
- a CDS encoding Na+/H+ antiporter subunit C — protein MLSLEFLVASAIGVLVASGLYLMLRGRTFPVIIGLTLLSYAVNLFLFGMGRLVIGAPPIIQDGVATYSDPIPQALVLTAIVIGFGMTAYAITLAVKAYVVLGTDQIDGKEGA, from the coding sequence ATGCTCTCACTTGAATTTCTGGTCGCCAGCGCGATCGGCGTACTCGTGGCCTCTGGGCTTTATTTGATGCTGCGGGGGCGCACTTTCCCGGTCATCATCGGCCTGACTCTACTGAGTTATGCGGTCAACCTCTTCCTCTTCGGAATGGGAAGGCTCGTGATCGGTGCACCACCCATTATCCAAGACGGTGTCGCGACCTACTCCGACCCGATCCCTCAGGCTCTCGTTCTAACCGCAATCGTGATTGGTTTTGGTATGACGGCCTATGCAATCACCTTGGCGGTCAAAGCCTACGTAGTGCTTGGTACGGACCAAATCGACGGTAAGGAGGGCGCATGA
- a CDS encoding transglutaminase domain-containing protein — MRVFDVVGVAVLLGWIGLMGAYAWELNFAEKGHTEVLAEGVRISAGNSWLLLTRENKEVGYVHETRTPIEDGWLLEYDFMMNVSSLGASQMIRTDVKATVDPTAVLRRAQISVQTGSAFSFDAEAWVEGKEVVLEFSLGGAKRTRRVAFNDPPRLAQSAFYQLAARENLEAGEVFEQEYFDPITMGMTSMKFEYVRRHTIDVYDTQVEAFHFVQKVINDEYDVYLDASGEVQIQELPLRIIGARVPNELGQARAQQMQREFKAGGAASDAAISVDDAIGLIRGGGGVTNTNVYQISPQGLTILGDSGAQKVVHRTEDSLRVDTALVPEPLPAAETDESYALAPALAPDELEIAKQIKPDLADASRLIVVEKAVRNLREHQAFDTLTQARRVAILLAVLREMEIPSRAVFGVEFDKEKVRPHAWIQYERDGVWVDQDPSKVTLIPSTRQVQLSAEPLLSLENYESEISRVKVERYTAEPEVKGTDADFN, encoded by the coding sequence ATGAGGGTTTTTGATGTGGTCGGAGTTGCAGTGCTTCTGGGCTGGATCGGGCTTATGGGCGCGTATGCATGGGAGCTAAATTTCGCTGAGAAGGGGCATACTGAGGTCTTGGCCGAGGGTGTTCGCATTAGCGCCGGTAATTCATGGTTGCTTCTGACGCGCGAGAATAAAGAAGTGGGCTACGTTCACGAAACCCGCACTCCGATTGAGGATGGTTGGCTTCTCGAATACGACTTCATGATGAACGTATCGTCCCTGGGCGCCTCACAAATGATTCGTACCGACGTCAAAGCCACCGTAGATCCCACGGCTGTGCTGCGGCGGGCTCAGATTTCTGTGCAAACTGGCTCGGCGTTTTCCTTCGACGCCGAGGCATGGGTGGAGGGCAAAGAAGTCGTGCTCGAGTTCTCGCTCGGTGGCGCAAAGAGGACACGTAGAGTCGCCTTCAACGACCCGCCAAGACTGGCGCAGAGCGCGTTCTACCAACTCGCTGCGCGTGAGAACTTGGAGGCCGGAGAGGTCTTTGAACAGGAGTATTTCGACCCCATCACCATGGGCATGACGAGCATGAAGTTTGAGTACGTGCGTCGGCATACCATCGATGTTTACGACACCCAGGTCGAGGCTTTTCACTTTGTGCAAAAGGTCATCAACGATGAGTACGACGTCTATCTGGACGCGAGCGGCGAAGTGCAGATCCAAGAACTTCCACTTAGGATCATCGGTGCGCGGGTTCCAAACGAGCTCGGTCAAGCCCGCGCGCAACAGATGCAGCGCGAGTTTAAGGCAGGCGGGGCAGCTTCAGATGCCGCGATTTCGGTGGATGATGCGATCGGTTTGATTCGAGGTGGGGGAGGCGTCACCAATACAAACGTTTACCAAATCTCGCCGCAAGGTCTTACGATCCTTGGGGATTCGGGAGCGCAAAAAGTCGTGCATCGCACTGAGGATTCACTTCGGGTGGATACGGCGCTTGTGCCGGAGCCTTTGCCCGCGGCAGAGACTGATGAATCCTATGCGTTGGCGCCTGCGCTAGCCCCCGACGAGCTTGAAATCGCAAAACAAATCAAGCCTGATCTGGCGGACGCGTCGCGGCTGATCGTGGTGGAGAAGGCCGTTCGAAATCTCCGTGAACATCAAGCCTTTGATACGTTGACCCAGGCGCGACGTGTCGCAATCTTGCTAGCCGTTTTGCGAGAAATGGAGATTCCAAGCCGGGCCGTTTTTGGCGTGGAGTTCGACAAAGAAAAAGTCCGACCTCATGCGTGGATTCAGTACGAGCGCGACGGAGTTTGGGTGGATCAAGACCCGAGCAAGGTCACTCTGATCCCGTCTACACGACAGGTTCAACTCAGCGCAGAGCCTCTGCTCAGTCTTGAGAACTATGAGTCAGAGATCTCACGGGTCAAAGTCGAGCGATACACCGCAGAACCAGAAGTAAAGGGTACCGATGCCGACTTCAATTGA
- a CDS encoding TatD family hydrolase codes for MLFDTHAHLDFPALADDFENVRATMLEAGVEHVVCIGASRGIDSNYRALEFARKYPEMIRCSAGIHPHDADMVTPEVVDLIRNEFASLPEVVGIGESGLDYYYDKADRDKQNWAFREFLQLSKEVSKPIIIHSRDAEEDTLQALRDTGVNTGILHCFTGSRAMAEALVTEFDFHLSFSGIVTFKNGRELLEIAAEVVPLNRVLVETDSPYLAPVPFRGKTNQPAYVRHTAAAIAEARGLSLEDFAAETTKNAKEIYGFSPVAP; via the coding sequence ATGCTCTTTGATACCCACGCACATTTGGATTTTCCGGCCCTGGCCGATGATTTTGAGAATGTCCGAGCCACGATGCTAGAGGCCGGTGTGGAGCACGTGGTTTGTATCGGTGCAAGTCGAGGCATCGATAGCAATTATCGCGCGTTGGAGTTCGCCCGGAAGTACCCGGAGATGATTCGATGCTCTGCCGGCATCCACCCGCACGATGCGGATATGGTGACGCCTGAAGTGGTGGACTTGATACGAAACGAGTTCGCGAGTCTGCCCGAAGTCGTGGGGATCGGCGAGTCCGGTTTGGACTACTATTACGACAAGGCCGACCGCGACAAACAGAACTGGGCGTTTCGAGAGTTTCTTCAACTTTCAAAGGAAGTGTCTAAACCCATCATTATTCACAGCCGTGATGCCGAAGAAGATACCTTGCAGGCACTTCGCGACACCGGCGTAAATACCGGCATTTTGCATTGTTTTACGGGCTCTCGTGCCATGGCCGAGGCGCTTGTAACCGAGTTTGACTTCCATCTTTCATTTTCGGGGATAGTGACCTTCAAGAACGGGCGTGAGCTCTTGGAGATCGCGGCCGAAGTCGTGCCCCTGAACCGCGTCCTCGTCGAGACCGACTCGCCGTATCTCGCCCCGGTTCCGTTTAGAGGAAAGACCAACCAGCCGGCGTATGTGCGCCACACCGCGGCGGCGATCGCCGAGGCGCGAGGCTTGTCGTTGGAAGATTTTGCGGCAGAGACCACAAAAAATGCGAAGGAGATTTACGGGTTTTCGCCAGTGGCGCCCTGA
- a CDS encoding putative ABC transporter permease subunit: protein MTWKLLAVKFLALKGALRSEQDGKYRVPAFVALSALFWVMLFRSSHWVVTEALKIEPVGDLLVQRLLAITFLVFLGLLAFSNVVTVFSTYYLSDELDFLMSKPIPKDHFFTARFLESLAQSSWVVFIFGLPIFIAAGVGVDASWPYFVGLLGVIVPFVAIPTALATLVALAVTNVLAAQRTRDATLFFGLAAFSVLFVVIRALRPERLLNPDSFSSIGEMLNLLSAPTTVYLPSDWCMNVVVPLMYGRSNVDYWSLGLLYLTPMALYFVSAWFHRRFYHRGYSKAQEGRHGQSVLTSMRDWVTKKTSTPAQSLEARLAKLESDPETVVSVLKQLVRKDQLIFVRDASQWSQVLVVIAIIVIYLVNYKYFEIAADARLLGDAGLYFFNLAACGFVIVALSGRFLFPAVSIEGRSFWLILQAPVSLDKFLIGKWLGGIWPVLIVGQALIWASNLLVLQNPAFAILASVIILVLTLAVTAMSVGLGAVYPQFYNPNAAKIASSFGAVIYMILGMFLVLFVLITSFRFTLNLGQMYEDPAAATLTFLNFAGASLAVTTPALAGYGALKLGARSLRRRIS, encoded by the coding sequence GTGACCTGGAAGCTCTTGGCCGTGAAGTTTTTGGCTCTCAAGGGGGCGCTTCGGTCGGAACAGGACGGGAAGTACCGCGTACCAGCGTTTGTGGCGCTGAGTGCGCTTTTTTGGGTGATGTTGTTCCGGTCGAGCCATTGGGTCGTGACCGAGGCGCTAAAAATCGAGCCCGTGGGCGACCTTCTGGTCCAACGTCTGCTCGCCATTACTTTCTTGGTCTTCCTGGGCCTTCTGGCGTTCTCCAATGTGGTGACTGTTTTCAGCACGTACTACCTCTCCGATGAGCTCGACTTTCTGATGTCGAAACCGATCCCCAAGGACCACTTTTTTACCGCCCGGTTTTTGGAGTCTTTGGCGCAATCTTCGTGGGTGGTGTTCATCTTCGGGCTGCCGATTTTTATCGCTGCAGGCGTGGGGGTGGATGCCAGCTGGCCTTATTTTGTGGGGCTCCTCGGCGTGATTGTGCCTTTCGTAGCAATACCCACTGCGTTAGCCACACTTGTGGCGCTGGCTGTCACGAACGTGCTCGCCGCCCAGCGCACGCGTGACGCCACGCTTTTCTTCGGGCTCGCGGCGTTTTCCGTGCTTTTCGTGGTGATTCGAGCCCTTCGCCCGGAGCGGCTTCTCAATCCGGACAGCTTCTCGTCAATCGGCGAGATGTTAAATCTTCTTTCGGCGCCGACTACCGTCTATTTGCCGAGCGATTGGTGCATGAACGTGGTCGTGCCCTTGATGTACGGGCGCTCAAACGTCGATTATTGGTCTCTCGGACTTCTCTATTTGACACCGATGGCTCTCTACTTTGTCTCGGCGTGGTTCCACAGGCGGTTCTACCACCGTGGCTATTCCAAGGCGCAGGAGGGCCGTCATGGACAGAGCGTGCTCACCAGCATGCGGGACTGGGTGACCAAAAAGACCTCGACACCCGCGCAGTCCCTTGAGGCAAGGCTTGCCAAGCTCGAATCGGACCCCGAGACGGTTGTTTCCGTGCTTAAGCAATTGGTTAGAAAGGACCAGCTCATCTTTGTGCGCGATGCGAGCCAGTGGTCTCAAGTCCTCGTGGTGATTGCGATCATCGTGATTTACCTGGTGAACTACAAGTACTTTGAGATTGCAGCTGACGCGCGCCTCTTGGGCGACGCCGGTCTCTATTTCTTCAATCTGGCGGCATGTGGCTTTGTGATCGTGGCGCTCTCGGGGCGTTTTCTCTTTCCGGCAGTGAGCATCGAAGGCCGAAGTTTTTGGCTGATTTTGCAGGCCCCGGTTTCGTTGGATAAGTTCCTGATCGGCAAGTGGCTGGGCGGAATTTGGCCCGTGCTCATCGTTGGGCAAGCACTGATTTGGGCGTCCAATCTTCTGGTTCTTCAAAACCCCGCATTCGCAATCTTGGCAAGCGTTATCATCTTGGTTTTAACACTCGCCGTCACCGCCATGTCCGTGGGGCTTGGCGCCGTGTACCCCCAGTTCTACAACCCCAACGCGGCAAAGATCGCGTCGAGTTTCGGGGCGGTGATTTATATGATTCTGGGAATGTTTCTGGTTCTCTTTGTGCTCATTACGTCGTTCAGGTTCACGCTGAATCTGGGACAAATGTACGAAGACCCCGCAGCAGCGACGCTGACGTTCTTGAACTTTGCAGGTGCTTCTTTGGCCGTGACAACGCCAGCCCTTGCGGGTTATGGCGCGCTCAAGCTAGGAGCGAGGTCGCTTAGACGACGAATATCATGA
- a CDS encoding HEAT repeat domain-containing protein: MSIYREAIEPIGNSEARRRELVRLGRSLDSAQSTTLLLDAFSDPYPPVRHAAASLLGEFMAPSIEERVVERLESGEEEERTAACIALNSDGVSRLGVQALEAATHDASADVRYHALVSLHRFDPANVQEIVSRLVSDESDPAILVVCAQMISEKGWPWLEQLVKVREGLKGVDRFQLSFSLARLRGQHHVKLPPELSESVSQDLVGHLKDEATSRAAIQGLVYLGASKAVEPLRKIAKGWLLHPIIRVDAAIALFQLGDEEGSRLWQKHLQGRRKDARGWAIARAGELKVTEFREFVEREAVSDTYHSETALISLSHYDDEAAWRVIETRARESADTETRELAHQLLRGRTHAL, encoded by the coding sequence ATGAGCATCTATCGCGAAGCTATAGAGCCAATAGGAAACTCTGAAGCTCGTCGCCGAGAGCTGGTACGTCTTGGGCGAAGCCTGGACTCTGCACAATCGACCACGCTGCTCTTGGACGCTTTTAGTGATCCTTACCCACCGGTGCGTCATGCGGCCGCGTCCCTCTTGGGCGAATTTATGGCCCCGTCGATCGAAGAACGCGTGGTGGAGCGCCTGGAAAGCGGCGAAGAGGAAGAGCGAACCGCGGCGTGCATCGCCCTAAATTCCGATGGCGTGAGCAGACTTGGGGTTCAGGCGCTCGAGGCCGCCACGCACGACGCGTCGGCCGACGTGAGGTATCACGCATTGGTCTCATTGCATCGCTTTGACCCGGCGAATGTACAGGAGATCGTGAGTCGCCTGGTGTCCGATGAGAGCGATCCCGCCATTCTGGTGGTCTGTGCGCAGATGATCAGTGAGAAGGGGTGGCCGTGGCTTGAGCAACTCGTGAAAGTGAGGGAAGGGCTCAAAGGTGTGGACCGATTTCAGCTTTCATTCTCTCTAGCGCGCCTTCGTGGTCAGCACCACGTGAAGCTACCTCCCGAGCTCAGTGAAAGCGTCTCGCAAGATTTGGTAGGGCACCTCAAAGACGAGGCGACGAGCAGGGCGGCGATTCAAGGGCTTGTTTACCTGGGTGCGTCAAAGGCAGTCGAGCCATTGCGCAAGATTGCAAAAGGTTGGCTCTTGCATCCGATCATCAGGGTGGACGCGGCGATCGCTCTCTTTCAGCTTGGAGATGAGGAGGGCTCTCGCCTCTGGCAAAAGCACCTGCAGGGGCGCAGAAAGGATGCCCGAGGCTGGGCCATTGCGCGAGCGGGCGAGCTTAAGGTTACGGAGTTTCGGGAATTTGTTGAGCGAGAGGCCGTTTCAGACACTTATCATAGTGAAACGGCGTTGATTTCGCTTTCTCACTATGACGATGAGGCCGCATGGCGCGTCATCGAGACGCGAGCTCGGGAGTCTGCTGATACAGAAACCCGCGAGCTTGCACACCAACTGCTTAGAGGTCGAACTCATGCTCTTTGA